One Deinococcus seoulensis DNA window includes the following coding sequences:
- a CDS encoding serine/threonine-protein kinase yields MPLAGQIVGDGVRLIRPVGRGSHSLVYFAVARDGQPCAVKIFPAHLSGYADREYQHAHDLHHPRLVRVLHRAVVDDQPALVGTLARGEVMFARFTQRPAATTERRAFLLTIVHLLDALAYLHGRGLVHRDIKPENIMVDEDGSAKLVDFDLSGPAFETFDTPVRMGTAAFQSPEAARGEPLGPESDLYGVGVLLGWGIYGALPDPDEPHAPSGDPLGSLHASLTRPHRAERPNDAGRVRQELLRLAQLPY; encoded by the coding sequence ATGCCTCTTGCAGGACAGATCGTGGGCGACGGAGTGAGACTCATCCGTCCCGTCGGTCGCGGCTCCCACAGCCTGGTGTACTTCGCCGTGGCCCGTGACGGTCAGCCCTGCGCCGTCAAGATCTTTCCCGCGCACCTGAGCGGCTACGCCGACCGCGAGTACCAGCACGCGCATGACCTGCACCACCCCCGGCTGGTGCGGGTGCTGCACCGCGCCGTCGTGGACGACCAGCCCGCCCTGGTCGGCACGCTGGCGCGCGGCGAGGTGATGTTCGCGCGGTTCACGCAGCGGCCCGCCGCAACCACCGAACGCCGCGCGTTCCTGCTGACCATCGTGCACCTGCTCGACGCGCTGGCGTACCTGCACGGGCGCGGGCTGGTGCACCGTGACATCAAACCCGAGAACATCATGGTCGACGAGGACGGCAGCGCCAAACTCGTGGATTTCGACCTGTCCGGCCCGGCCTTCGAGACCTTCGACACGCCCGTCCGCATGGGCACCGCCGCCTTCCAGAGTCCGGAAGCGGCGCGCGGCGAACCGCTCGGGCCGGAAAGCGACCTGTACGGCGTGGGCGTCCTGCTCGGCTGGGGCATCTACGGGGCGTTGCCTGACCCGGACGAACCTCACGCCCCGAGCGGCGACCCGCTGGGGTCCCTGCACGCCAGCCTGACCCGCCCCCACCGTGCCGAGCGGCCCAACGACGCGGGCCGCGTCCGGCAGGAACTGCTGCGGCTGGCGCAACTGCCGTACTGA
- a CDS encoding c-type cytochrome — translation MQTRERLSRFLLPGLLALGAPVVLAQTATSPTTTPATTDSALAALTPSAARGETLSGGCAGCHAPTGRAPVLKGQPAPQIRTALLAFRAKTRPNGTMQNVASRLSDQDIVDIAAFYSGDSSAPAAAPAPTPVPATPPPTTEPAPPTTPPATPPATGAAPTGETLYQVGAAARGVIACAVCHGETGAGAEAVGVPAITGRTAASVLEQLRAYKSGPVTGIPYPDAMHIALAPMTDADLNAVAAYVATLK, via the coding sequence ATGCAGACACGCGAACGGCTCTCACGGTTCCTTCTTCCCGGCCTGCTGGCCCTCGGCGCTCCGGTGGTCCTGGCGCAGACGGCCACCTCTCCGACCACCACTCCGGCCACCACCGACAGCGCCCTGGCGGCCCTGACGCCCAGCGCCGCGCGTGGCGAGACCCTCAGCGGCGGCTGCGCCGGCTGCCACGCCCCCACCGGGCGCGCCCCGGTCCTGAAGGGCCAGCCAGCCCCGCAGATCCGCACCGCACTCCTGGCGTTCCGCGCGAAAACCCGGCCGAACGGCACCATGCAGAACGTCGCCTCGCGCCTGAGCGACCAGGACATCGTGGATATCGCGGCCTTCTACTCCGGCGACAGCAGCGCCCCGGCGGCCGCTCCGGCCCCCACCCCCGTCCCGGCGACTCCCCCACCGACCACGGAACCCGCGCCGCCCACCACCCCACCCGCGACTCCGCCCGCGACGGGAGCCGCCCCCACCGGCGAGACCCTGTATCAGGTGGGCGCGGCGGCGCGCGGCGTGATCGCCTGCGCGGTCTGCCACGGCGAGACCGGCGCAGGGGCCGAGGCCGTGGGCGTGCCCGCCATCACGGGCCGCACCGCCGCGTCCGTCCTGGAGCAACTGCGGGCCTACAAGAGCGGTCCCGTGACCGGCATTCCCTACCCGGACGCCATGCACATTGCCCTGGCGCCCATGACCGACGCCGACCTGAACGCCGTCGCCGCGTACGTCGCCACCCTGAAGTGA
- a CDS encoding phosphatase PAP2 family protein, whose protein sequence is MESFWLAVTNLGRDEVFIVALALYTWLVSPRGGRNLGTAFALSYLVNAALKYGLNLPRPFTNDPAAASEAARATAGGPGLPSGHSQMAATLWGGVALQLRRPWVTWAAAALIVLIAASRLVLNVHYPSDVIVGLTLGALFALVAARVTFPQGGALRWAPPLGALIVAALLPAGTPREFAAGLGMAAGFWFVQPRFTPPTTVSGRLIVAVAGLVVVFAVYFGLGALPDGIKEVGLVRALRYALLVLVAAEGVPLLLRRWLPVGPAQAAVTGERVVH, encoded by the coding sequence ATGGAATCTTTCTGGCTGGCCGTCACGAACCTGGGACGCGACGAGGTTTTTATCGTGGCACTCGCACTGTACACATGGCTGGTCAGTCCGCGCGGCGGCCGGAACCTGGGCACGGCGTTCGCGCTGAGTTACCTGGTGAACGCCGCGCTGAAGTACGGCCTGAACCTGCCGCGCCCGTTCACGAACGACCCGGCGGCCGCGTCGGAGGCGGCGCGGGCCACGGCGGGCGGGCCGGGCCTGCCGAGCGGGCACTCGCAGATGGCCGCGACCCTGTGGGGCGGCGTGGCGCTGCAACTGCGCCGCCCGTGGGTGACCTGGGCGGCCGCCGCGCTGATCGTGCTGATTGCCGCGTCGCGGCTGGTCCTGAACGTGCACTACCCCAGTGACGTGATCGTGGGCCTGACGCTGGGCGCGCTGTTCGCGCTGGTGGCGGCCCGCGTGACCTTCCCGCAGGGCGGCGCGCTGCGCTGGGCGCCGCCGCTGGGCGCGTTGATCGTGGCGGCGCTGCTGCCCGCCGGGACGCCGCGCGAGTTCGCAGCGGGGCTGGGCATGGCGGCCGGGTTCTGGTTCGTGCAGCCGCGCTTCACGCCGCCCACGACGGTGAGCGGCCGCCTGATCGTGGCGGTGGCCGGGCTGGTGGTGGTGTTCGCGGTGTACTTCGGGCTGGGGGCGCTGCCGGACGGGATCAAGGAGGTCGGGCTGGTGCGGGCGCTGCGGTACGCGCTGCTGGTGCTGGTGGCGGCCGAGGGCGTGCCGCTGCTGCTGCGCCGCTGGCTGCCCGTGGGGCCGGCACAGGCCGCCGTGACGGGTGAACGGGTCGTCCACTGA
- a CDS encoding desiccation-associated late embryogenesis abundant protein produces the protein MKSDRHFPVKRLLVLGALVGAGAYYFSREQNRRALDAKLADLGLKDAAQDVGQSVTKSWEKTKDAAKDAGAVIADKAGEVKDAAAGGAQAAADKVKEVAGDVKGAVADASGKAADAARDTAATASDKAADVADKARDAAADAKDAAADKAAEVKADAQAKVAEVKADATKAANDVKGAARDAKKS, from the coding sequence ATGAAAAGTGATCGTCATTTTCCCGTGAAACGTCTGCTGGTCCTGGGTGCCCTGGTGGGCGCCGGCGCTTACTACTTCAGCCGTGAGCAGAACCGCCGCGCCCTGGACGCCAAACTGGCGGACCTGGGCCTCAAGGACGCCGCGCAGGACGTCGGCCAGAGCGTCACCAAGAGCTGGGAGAAGACGAAGGACGCCGCCAAGGACGCCGGGGCCGTGATTGCCGACAAGGCAGGCGAGGTCAAGGACGCCGCCGCCGGTGGCGCGCAGGCCGCCGCCGACAAGGTCAAGGAAGTCGCCGGTGACGTGAAAGGCGCCGTGGCCGACGCCTCCGGCAAAGCCGCCGACGCCGCCAGGGACACCGCCGCGACCGCCAGCGACAAGGCCGCCGACGTGGCTGACAAGGCCAGGGACGCCGCTGCCGACGCGAAGGACGCCGCTGCCGACAAGGCCGCCGAGGTCAAGGCCGACGCGCAGGCCAAGGTCGCCGAGGTGAAGGCCGACGCCACCAAGGCCGCCAACGACGTCAAGGGTGCTGCCCGCGACGCCAAGAAATCCTGA
- a CDS encoding AAA family ATPase: protein MISDHLQVTIGRAADYAREAGHELVTLEHLLLALTHDPEGREALLAVGVDVERLRDDLQSVLSALDAVPDAEPDFTLGVHRVVEGAVLQLHASGKGGQEADGARVLVELLEEEDSPARAAIEAQGASRLDVLNFVSHGAAKVPGRERERRVAGVDGAAPDGAEGAAPEVDPLEAYASDLTALARAGQFDPVIGREAELERTVHILARRGKNNPVLVGEPGVGKTALAEGLAQRIADGRAPGFLKGASVFALDLGALLAGTRYRGDFEARLKAVLSALDGRNAVLFIDELHTLVGAGATEGGNVDAANLLKPALARGSAHGHGLRVLGATTPAELRFLEKDRALWRRFQTVEVPEPSEEDALKIVQGLSGRYEAHHGVTFTPGALEAAVGLSVRYLRDRFLPDKAIDVLDESGAARSSTGKGGTIDVPDIEGTVARMARVPLGAVRAEEVTSLATLGADLRARVFGQDAAVDAVASAVKLARAGLRDPQKPQGAFLFAGPTGVGKTELARALADRLGIHLARFDMSEYQEAHTVARLIGAPPGYVGFDQGGLLTDAVARHPHAVVLLDEIEKAHPDVYNVFLQLMDHGTLTDHTGKKVDGRGLILIFTTNAGAADASRPALGFGRVGRAGEEAEAVKRTFTPEFRNRLDAVLHFAPLSAAVMGGVVDKFIRELQAQLAGRGVTVTVSAAARARLAELGYDPAMGARPLARVIETRLKRPLADELLFGRLKDGGSVKVGVRNGEFTFT from the coding sequence ATGATCAGTGATCACTTACAGGTGACGATTGGCCGCGCGGCGGATTACGCGCGGGAGGCGGGGCATGAGCTGGTGACGCTGGAGCACCTGCTGCTGGCCCTGACGCACGACCCGGAGGGCCGCGAGGCGCTGCTGGCCGTGGGCGTGGACGTGGAGCGGTTGCGGGACGATCTTCAGTCTGTGCTGTCGGCGCTGGACGCCGTGCCGGACGCCGAGCCGGATTTCACGCTGGGCGTTCACCGGGTCGTGGAGGGCGCGGTGCTGCAACTGCACGCCAGCGGGAAGGGCGGGCAGGAGGCGGACGGCGCGCGGGTGCTGGTCGAGCTGCTGGAGGAGGAGGACAGTCCGGCGCGCGCGGCCATCGAGGCGCAGGGGGCGTCGCGGCTGGACGTGCTGAATTTCGTGTCTCACGGGGCGGCGAAGGTGCCGGGCCGTGAACGGGAGCGGCGCGTGGCGGGCGTGGACGGCGCGGCCCCGGACGGCGCTGAGGGCGCGGCGCCGGAGGTGGACCCGCTGGAGGCGTACGCGTCGGACCTGACGGCACTGGCGCGGGCCGGGCAGTTCGATCCGGTGATCGGGCGCGAGGCGGAACTGGAGCGCACGGTGCACATTCTGGCGCGGCGCGGGAAGAACAACCCGGTGCTGGTCGGCGAGCCGGGCGTGGGCAAGACCGCGCTGGCCGAGGGGCTGGCGCAGCGGATCGCGGACGGGCGGGCGCCGGGCTTCCTGAAGGGCGCCAGCGTGTTCGCGCTGGACCTGGGGGCCCTGCTGGCGGGCACACGCTACCGGGGCGATTTCGAGGCGCGGCTGAAGGCGGTCCTCTCGGCGCTGGACGGGCGGAACGCGGTGCTGTTCATCGACGAGCTGCACACGCTGGTGGGGGCCGGGGCGACCGAGGGCGGGAACGTGGACGCCGCGAACCTCCTCAAGCCCGCGCTGGCACGCGGCAGCGCGCACGGGCATGGCCTGCGGGTGCTGGGCGCGACCACGCCGGCCGAGCTGCGCTTCCTGGAGAAGGACCGGGCGTTGTGGCGGCGGTTCCAGACGGTCGAGGTGCCCGAGCCGTCCGAGGAGGACGCCCTGAAGATCGTGCAGGGGCTGTCCGGGCGTTACGAGGCGCATCACGGGGTGACGTTCACGCCGGGCGCGCTGGAGGCGGCGGTGGGGCTCTCGGTGCGGTACCTGCGGGACCGGTTCCTGCCGGACAAGGCCATCGACGTGCTCGACGAGTCCGGCGCGGCGCGCAGCAGTACGGGGAAGGGCGGCACCATCGACGTGCCGGACATCGAGGGCACGGTGGCCCGCATGGCGCGCGTGCCGCTGGGCGCGGTGCGGGCCGAGGAGGTCACGTCACTGGCGACGCTGGGCGCGGACCTGCGGGCGCGGGTGTTCGGGCAGGACGCGGCCGTGGACGCCGTGGCAAGCGCCGTGAAACTGGCCCGCGCGGGCCTGCGCGACCCGCAGAAACCGCAGGGGGCGTTCCTGTTCGCCGGGCCGACCGGGGTGGGCAAGACCGAACTGGCCCGCGCGCTGGCCGACCGGCTGGGCATTCACCTGGCGCGCTTCGACATGAGCGAGTACCAGGAGGCGCACACGGTCGCCCGGCTGATCGGAGCGCCGCCCGGCTACGTGGGTTTCGATCAGGGGGGCCTGCTGACGGACGCCGTGGCGCGGCACCCGCACGCGGTGGTGCTGCTCGACGAGATCGAGAAGGCGCACCCGGACGTGTACAACGTCTTCCTGCAACTGATGGATCACGGCACCCTGACCGACCACACCGGCAAGAAGGTGGACGGACGCGGCCTGATCCTGATCTTCACCACGAACGCCGGGGCGGCCGACGCGTCACGGCCCGCGCTGGGCTTCGGGCGGGTGGGCCGCGCGGGCGAGGAGGCCGAGGCCGTCAAACGGACCTTCACGCCGGAGTTCCGTAACCGCCTGGACGCGGTACTGCACTTCGCGCCGCTGTCTGCGGCGGTCATGGGCGGCGTGGTGGACAAGTTCATCCGGGAGTTGCAGGCGCAACTGGCCGGGCGGGGCGTGACGGTCACGGTCAGTGCGGCGGCCCGCGCGCGACTGGCCGAACTGGGGTACGACCCGGCGATGGGTGCGCGCCCGCTGGCCCGCGTGATCGAGACGCGCCTCAAGCGTCCGCTGGCCGACGAGCTGCTGTTCGGGCGGCTGAAGGACGGCGGAAGCGTGAAGGTGGGCGTCCGGAACGGCGAATTCACGTTCACCTGA
- a CDS encoding LCP family protein translates to MRRIVWVLVAAAGLAAVVAPAAPFLSRYAAIPRKADGPVTVLLAGVDVDYDDSAAVWPWPAKAESYTTRTDTIMLTQVWPDGRVNILGVPRDSWVNMPGYGWGKINAANVHGGPDMLVRAVQTLTGVSVDAYALVSLNAIPALTEAAGGVTVDVGQAMKYDDNAGKLHIDLKPGRQRLNGEQAAGFLRFRHDNLGDIGRIARQQQFVSALGAQVRNPLNVWRLPMMVSAVDRNMKTNLTRAQVAALTGAALGGPQVRTFSVPGDFGYRGAASVWEVNQAALSALVRKEFRDPDDVRALGVAVVNTDAPDGAAGRLKARLEGLGYSNVWIASEPRGPAPTTVTGAAAARVLRDVGHGSVVDTPGVSGADVTVRLGSDTPAP, encoded by the coding sequence GTGCGCCGGATTGTGTGGGTTCTTGTTGCGGCGGCGGGTCTGGCAGCGGTCGTTGCCCCTGCCGCTCCGTTTCTCTCGCGGTACGCGGCCATTCCGCGCAAGGCGGACGGCCCGGTGACGGTGCTGCTGGCGGGCGTGGACGTGGATTACGACGACAGCGCCGCCGTGTGGCCCTGGCCCGCCAAGGCCGAGTCGTACACGACCCGCACCGACACCATCATGCTCACGCAGGTGTGGCCGGACGGGCGGGTGAACATCCTGGGCGTGCCGCGCGACTCGTGGGTGAACATGCCGGGGTACGGGTGGGGCAAGATCAACGCCGCGAACGTGCACGGCGGCCCGGACATGCTGGTGCGGGCCGTGCAGACCCTGACGGGTGTGAGCGTGGACGCCTACGCGCTCGTCAGCCTGAACGCCATTCCGGCCCTGACCGAGGCGGCGGGCGGCGTGACGGTGGATGTGGGGCAGGCCATGAAGTACGACGACAACGCCGGGAAGCTGCACATCGACCTGAAGCCGGGGCGGCAGCGCCTGAACGGCGAGCAGGCGGCCGGGTTCCTGCGGTTCCGGCACGACAACCTGGGTGATATCGGGCGGATCGCGCGGCAGCAGCAGTTCGTGTCGGCGCTGGGCGCGCAGGTGCGTAACCCGCTGAACGTGTGGCGGTTGCCGATGATGGTGAGTGCTGTGGACCGCAACATGAAGACCAACCTGACGCGCGCGCAGGTGGCGGCCCTGACCGGCGCGGCGCTGGGCGGGCCACAGGTGCGGACCTTCAGCGTGCCCGGTGATTTCGGGTACCGGGGCGCGGCGAGCGTGTGGGAGGTGAATCAGGCGGCACTCAGCGCACTGGTCCGCAAGGAGTTCCGTGATCCGGACGACGTGCGCGCCCTGGGCGTGGCGGTCGTGAACACCGACGCCCCGGACGGCGCGGCGGGCCGTCTGAAGGCGCGACTGGAGGGCCTGGGGTACTCGAACGTGTGGATTGCCAGCGAGCCGCGCGGGCCGGCGCCCACCACCGTGACGGGCGCGGCGGCGGCGCGGGTGCTGCGTGACGTGGGGCACGGGTCGGTGGTCGATACGCCCGGCGTGTCCGGCGCGGACGTGACCGTGCGGCTGGGGTCGGATACGCCCGCACCCTGA
- a CDS encoding GNAT family N-acetyltransferase, whose product MPEPVVIRPAAAFDAAFAVPLVQQTIGQVGLALTGTDSDTGAARAMLGFFPLRGNRLSYEHVLIAARGAEPLGLLLAYPGAQAAALDDPFRERLVSLGLPGHVESEGTPGELYVDTLAVTETARGQGVGATLLEAAAARARTLGLSRVGLLVEDGNRAAALYARVGFRAAGTRSLAGGTYTHMVWTLPQ is encoded by the coding sequence ATGCCTGAACCCGTCGTGATCCGCCCCGCCGCTGCCTTCGACGCGGCGTTCGCCGTGCCGCTGGTGCAGCAGACCATCGGGCAGGTGGGGCTGGCCCTGACCGGGACCGATTCGGATACCGGGGCGGCGCGGGCCATGCTGGGCTTCTTTCCTCTGCGGGGCAACCGCCTGAGTTACGAGCACGTGCTGATCGCCGCGCGTGGCGCCGAACCGCTGGGGCTGCTGCTGGCGTACCCCGGCGCACAGGCGGCGGCGCTGGACGATCCGTTCCGCGAGCGGCTGGTGTCGCTGGGCCTTCCTGGTCACGTGGAGTCCGAGGGCACGCCGGGCGAACTGTACGTGGACACGCTGGCCGTGACCGAGACGGCGCGCGGGCAGGGTGTGGGGGCCACACTGCTGGAAGCGGCGGCGGCGCGGGCGCGCACGCTGGGCCTGAGCCGCGTGGGCCTGCTGGTCGAGGACGGGAACCGGGCCGCTGCGCTGTACGCCCGCGTGGGCTTCCGCGCGGCAGGCACCCGGTCCCTGGCGGGCGGGACATACACGCACATGGTCTGGACACTGCCGCAGTGA
- a CDS encoding HNH endonuclease, with protein MARRSPAPTWPPPPSPAPTCALCGRAVPNLTEHHLLPRSQGRRQGVRVADLPTTLLCRPCHSFLHRTFSNAELARDYQDIGALRAHPDVQRFVRWLRTQPASKGVRVR; from the coding sequence ATGGCCCGCCGGTCCCCCGCACCCACCTGGCCCCCGCCACCCAGCCCCGCGCCCACCTGCGCCCTGTGCGGCCGGGCCGTGCCGAACCTGACCGAACACCACCTGCTGCCCCGCTCGCAGGGCCGCCGCCAGGGCGTGCGCGTGGCCGACCTGCCCACCACGCTGCTGTGCCGCCCCTGCCACAGTTTCCTGCACCGCACCTTCAGCAACGCCGAACTGGCCCGCGACTACCAGGACATCGGTGCGCTGCGCGCCCACCCGGACGTGCAGCGCTTCGTGCGCTGGCTCCGCACGCAACCCGCCAGCAAGGGCGTGCGGGTGCGCTGA
- the clpS gene encoding ATP-dependent Clp protease adapter ClpS, protein MTRRDLDSGTQTLERTRTQRPRLFRVLLLNDDYTPMEFVVEVLRRFFRKSEQEAELIMLAVHHKGQGVAGVYSRDVAETKVAQVMAAARHEGFPLRVVAEPEAGE, encoded by the coding sequence ATGACACGCCGGGACCTTGACTCTGGAACCCAGACGCTGGAGCGCACGCGAACGCAGCGGCCCCGCCTGTTCCGGGTACTGCTGCTGAACGACGATTACACCCCGATGGAATTCGTGGTGGAGGTGCTGCGCCGCTTCTTCCGCAAGTCCGAACAGGAGGCCGAGCTGATCATGCTGGCCGTGCATCACAAGGGGCAGGGCGTGGCGGGCGTGTACTCGCGGGACGTGGCCGAGACGAAAGTGGCGCAGGTGATGGCGGCCGCGCGGCACGAGGGATTCCCGCTGCGCGTGGTGGCCGAACCGGAGGCGGGCGAATGA
- a CDS encoding DUF1517 domain-containing protein: protein MQPAQLSPGVRRPLLLSALLLTLLALTVLLLTPAHAQSGGGFGGSSRSSGGSSSSGGGYSGGSSSRGGGYSGGGYSGGGYSGPIIINGGGGYGYSSGGGGGLITMIIFGVVIFVVISSMRRSLGGGGKGLAGLSGTAQAVSVQLLLAEGDEVKRALQRVAQNGDPDTNAGLTRMMQEAALVALRHPERWVYGNVQRAQGSASTADSQVGAWATEARAAFTEQTTSNYQNRDPNSGYARRDDYTFKHDAADQYLAVTLAVAAHTLAALPPAGATNAAEARAALSAISAVAPGDLIRAEVVWSPDAEGEFLSEDEAIQKYPNLTRL, encoded by the coding sequence ATGCAGCCCGCCCAACTCAGTCCCGGCGTCCGTCGCCCCCTCCTTCTGAGCGCCCTGCTGCTGACGCTGCTGGCCCTGACGGTTCTGCTGCTCACTCCTGCCCACGCGCAGTCCGGCGGGGGTTTCGGCGGTAGTTCCCGCAGCTCCGGTGGTTCCAGCAGCTCCGGAGGTGGGTACAGCGGCGGCAGCTCCAGCCGGGGCGGCGGGTACAGCGGCGGCGGCTATAGCGGAGGCGGGTACAGCGGCCCGATCATCATCAACGGCGGCGGCGGGTACGGGTACAGCAGCGGTGGCGGCGGCGGCCTGATCACCATGATCATCTTCGGCGTGGTGATCTTCGTGGTGATCAGCAGCATGCGCCGCAGCCTCGGCGGGGGCGGCAAGGGCCTCGCCGGGCTCAGCGGGACCGCGCAGGCCGTCAGCGTGCAACTGCTGCTGGCCGAGGGTGACGAGGTCAAACGCGCCCTGCAACGCGTCGCGCAGAACGGCGACCCCGACACCAACGCCGGACTGACCCGCATGATGCAGGAAGCCGCGCTGGTTGCGCTGCGCCACCCGGAACGCTGGGTGTACGGCAACGTGCAGCGCGCCCAGGGCTCCGCGAGCACCGCCGACAGTCAGGTGGGCGCCTGGGCCACCGAGGCCCGCGCCGCCTTCACCGAGCAGACCACCAGCAACTACCAGAACCGCGACCCCAACAGCGGCTACGCCCGCCGCGACGACTACACCTTCAAGCACGACGCCGCCGACCAGTACCTCGCCGTGACGCTGGCCGTCGCCGCACATACCCTGGCCGCCCTGCCGCCCGCCGGAGCCACCAACGCCGCCGAGGCCCGCGCCGCCCTGAGCGCCATCAGCGCCGTCGCGCCCGGCGACCTGATCCGCGCCGAGGTCGTCTGGAGCCCCGACGCCGAGGGTGAATTCCTCAGCGAGGACGAGGCCATCCAGAAGTACCCCAACCTGACCCGCCTGTAA
- a CDS encoding alpha-amylase family glycosyl hydrolase, with product MTSSLTGELKWWQSGIIYQIYPRSYQDDSGDGVGDLRGITRRLPYVASLGVRAVWLSPIFRSPMRDFGYDVADYCDIDPLFGTLEDFDAFVAEAHRLGLKVMLDYVPNHSSSDHAWFQEALTGKASAKRDWYVWRDPAEGGGVPNNWKSFFGGPAWTLDEASGQYYLHQFLPSQPDLNWRNPDVRQAMFDALRFWMRCGVDGFRVDVIWLLAEDDRYLDEPENPDWQPGQPEHWSLLHPYTQDQPETHEYIREMRAVLDEFDDRMMVGEIYLPVEQLLPYSGTQDAPMVHLPFNFHLILLPWNAAGVRQFADGYDAACLAAGAWPNWVLGNHDQHRFRSRVGDAQYRVAQTLLLTLRGTPTVYYGDEIGMHDVEIPEGRIVDPAALQQPDSPEAGRDPERTPMQWDAGVNAGFSADGTTPWLPIADDFATLNVAAQEGDPASDLNYFRALTRLRQEHPALIGGTYRSVDAPEGVFAFMREGHGETLTVLLNFGEQTHDLGALARGETLLSSVGDQPTSGAALRPNEARILR from the coding sequence ATGACCTCCTCCCTGACCGGCGAACTGAAGTGGTGGCAGAGCGGCATCATCTACCAGATCTACCCGCGTTCCTACCAGGACGACAGCGGCGACGGCGTGGGCGACCTGCGCGGCATCACCCGCCGCCTGCCGTACGTGGCCAGCCTGGGCGTGCGGGCCGTGTGGCTCTCCCCCATCTTCAGGAGCCCCATGCGGGACTTCGGGTACGACGTGGCCGACTACTGCGACATCGACCCGCTGTTCGGAACGCTGGAGGACTTCGACGCCTTCGTCGCCGAGGCGCACCGCCTGGGCCTGAAGGTCATGCTGGACTACGTACCCAACCACTCCTCCAGTGACCACGCCTGGTTCCAGGAGGCGCTGACCGGCAAGGCAAGCGCGAAACGCGACTGGTACGTGTGGCGCGACCCCGCCGAGGGCGGCGGCGTGCCGAACAACTGGAAGTCCTTCTTCGGCGGCCCCGCCTGGACGCTGGACGAGGCCAGCGGGCAGTACTACCTGCATCAGTTCCTGCCCAGCCAGCCGGACCTGAACTGGCGCAACCCCGACGTGCGGCAGGCGATGTTCGACGCGCTGCGCTTCTGGATGCGCTGCGGCGTGGACGGCTTCCGCGTGGACGTCATCTGGCTGCTGGCCGAGGACGACCGCTACCTGGACGAACCCGAGAACCCCGACTGGCAGCCCGGACAGCCCGAACACTGGAGCCTCCTGCACCCGTACACGCAGGACCAGCCCGAGACGCACGAGTACATCCGCGAGATGCGAGCCGTGCTGGACGAGTTCGATGACCGCATGATGGTCGGCGAGATCTACCTGCCGGTCGAGCAGCTCCTGCCGTACTCGGGCACCCAGGACGCGCCCATGGTGCACCTGCCGTTCAACTTCCACCTGATCCTGCTGCCCTGGAACGCGGCCGGGGTGCGGCAGTTCGCGGACGGGTACGACGCGGCGTGCCTCGCGGCGGGCGCGTGGCCGAACTGGGTGCTGGGCAACCACGACCAGCACCGCTTCCGCAGCCGCGTGGGCGACGCGCAGTACCGCGTGGCTCAGACCCTGCTGCTGACGCTGCGCGGCACGCCCACCGTGTACTACGGCGACGAGATCGGCATGCACGACGTCGAGATTCCCGAGGGCCGCATCGTGGATCCGGCCGCGCTGCAACAGCCCGACAGCCCCGAGGCGGGCCGCGACCCGGAACGCACCCCCATGCAGTGGGACGCTGGCGTGAACGCGGGCTTCAGCGCCGACGGCACGACCCCCTGGCTGCCCATCGCCGACGACTTCGCCACCCTGAACGTCGCCGCGCAGGAGGGCGACCCGGCCAGCGACCTGAACTACTTCCGCGCCCTGACCCGCCTGCGCCAGGAACACCCCGCGCTGATCGGCGGCACGTACCGCAGCGTGGACGCCCCGGAGGGCGTGTTCGCCTTCATGCGTGAGGGGCACGGCGAGACCCTGACCGTCCTGCTGAACTTCGGTGAGCAGACCCACGACCTCGGCGCCCTGGCGCGCGGCGAGACCCTGCTGAGCAGCGTGGGCGACCAGCCCACGAGTGGCGCGGCCCTGCGCCCGAACGAGGCCCGCATCCTGCGCTGA